The following proteins are encoded in a genomic region of Mycolicibacterium confluentis:
- a CDS encoding alpha/beta fold hydrolase — translation MSTVVLVHGAWHGAWCWELLVPELERRGHRAIVVDLPCDDRDATLADYADVVAEAMNACSDGDTVVVGHSLAGHVLPLVAARRPVSRLVFLCAMVPDPGRSQAQQERDEDLMDPRYLSGLSRADGCTSWSDLDLAREMFYADCPDDVAAAAAVRLRPQSYGVVREVWTDPLPAVPSTYIVCTEDRMVYPSWSRQVAVERLGADLVELPGGHSPFLSRPEALAEVLDGLA, via the coding sequence GTGAGCACCGTCGTTCTGGTCCACGGGGCCTGGCATGGCGCCTGGTGCTGGGAGCTTCTGGTCCCGGAACTGGAGCGGCGCGGACATCGGGCCATCGTGGTCGATCTGCCCTGTGACGACCGCGACGCCACCCTGGCCGACTACGCCGACGTCGTGGCTGAGGCGATGAACGCCTGCTCGGACGGCGACACGGTGGTGGTCGGGCACTCGCTGGCCGGCCATGTGCTGCCGCTGGTCGCTGCGCGGCGTCCGGTGAGCCGCCTGGTCTTCCTGTGCGCCATGGTGCCCGACCCGGGGCGCAGCCAGGCCCAGCAGGAACGCGACGAAGACCTGATGGATCCGCGGTATCTGAGCGGTCTGAGCCGTGCGGACGGGTGCACGTCGTGGAGCGATCTCGACTTGGCGCGGGAGATGTTTTACGCCGACTGCCCCGACGACGTGGCGGCGGCGGCCGCGGTGCGGTTGCGGCCGCAGAGCTACGGCGTGGTGCGCGAGGTCTGGACGGATCCGCTGCCGGCCGTGCCGTCGACCTACATCGTGTGCACGGAGGACCGGATGGTGTATCCGTCCTGGTCACGGCAGGTGGCGGTGGAGCGGTTGGGGGCGGACCTGGTCGAACTGCCGGGTGGACATTCGCCGTTTCTGTCCCGGCCCGAGGCGCTCGCCGAGGTGCTCGACGGGTTGGCCTGA
- a CDS encoding DUF3046 domain-containing protein — protein sequence MRLTEFRELVEHQFGAVRGASLVVDHVLTELGGRTAAQAIEAGVEPRDVWRALCADFDVPRDQW from the coding sequence GTGCGACTGACCGAATTCCGTGAACTCGTCGAGCACCAGTTCGGCGCCGTCCGGGGGGCGTCGCTGGTGGTCGACCACGTGCTGACCGAACTGGGTGGCCGGACGGCCGCCCAGGCGATCGAGGCCGGCGTGGAACCGCGTGATGTGTGGCGCGCGCTGTGCGCCGATTTCGACGTCCCGCGCGATCAATGGTGA
- a CDS encoding limonene-1,2-epoxide hydrolase family protein: MTEQSTELSTDTDIAVVEKFLFALRDKDLDTAGSLLDDDVVYQNVGFPIIRGRARTIKIFKGMDRDSFGFDVKFHRSVAEGGSVLNERTDALSVGRVRMQFWVCGVFEVRDGRITLWRDYFDLFAIAKGVVRGLLGAVLPGLRPHF, from the coding sequence ATGACGGAGCAGAGCACCGAACTCAGCACTGACACTGACATCGCGGTCGTGGAGAAGTTCCTCTTCGCGCTGCGCGACAAGGACCTCGACACCGCGGGCAGCCTGCTCGACGATGACGTGGTCTACCAGAACGTGGGCTTCCCGATCATTCGCGGCCGCGCCCGCACCATCAAGATCTTCAAGGGCATGGACCGCGACAGCTTCGGTTTCGACGTCAAGTTCCACCGCAGCGTGGCCGAGGGCGGATCGGTGCTCAACGAGCGCACCGACGCGCTCTCAGTCGGCCGCGTTCGGATGCAGTTCTGGGTGTGCGGCGTCTTCGAGGTGCGCGACGGCCGGATCACGCTGTGGCGCGACTACTTTGACCTGTTCGCCATCGCCAAGGGCGTGGTGCGCGGACTGCTGGGAGCGGTACTGCCCGGGCTGCGCCCGCACTTCTGA
- a CDS encoding DUF5313 domain-containing protein: MSDARTPNPWQYIKYSYGGRLPDTMSDWVRNDLAGRGATRRMMVRMFIPAFVIVMPFWLIPTTLDVHLSMTVPILIPFVYFSHALNKVWRRHMLRVHNLDPGLVDEISRQKKAHVHRAYEERYGPRTGPRSSHDV; this comes from the coding sequence ATGAGCGACGCACGCACACCGAACCCCTGGCAGTACATCAAATACAGCTACGGCGGGCGCCTGCCCGACACCATGAGTGACTGGGTACGCAACGACCTGGCCGGCAGGGGCGCCACGCGCCGCATGATGGTCCGGATGTTCATCCCGGCCTTCGTGATCGTCATGCCGTTCTGGCTGATTCCGACGACGCTCGACGTGCATCTGAGCATGACGGTGCCGATCCTGATCCCGTTCGTGTACTTCTCGCACGCGCTGAACAAGGTCTGGCGCCGCCACATGCTGCGGGTGCACAACCTGGATCCCGGTCTGGTCGATGAGATCTCGCGGCAGAAGAAGGCGCACGTCCACCGCGCCTACGAGGAGCGCTACGGCCCGCGGACCGGGCCGCGCTCAAGCCACGACGTCTAG
- a CDS encoding amino acid ABC transporter ATP-binding protein, translating into MISLHEVNKHFGTLHVLKDINLDVSRGQVIVVLGPSGSGKSTLCRTINRLETIDSGTIAIDGQAVPAEGRRLAQLRSDVGMVFQSFNLFAHKTIVENVMLAPVKVRRTGKSQARTEAMALLERVGVANQADKYPAQLSGGQQQRVAIARSLAMKPKVMLFDEPTSALDPEMINEVLAVMTALAEEGMTMLVVTHEMGFARRAADRVVFMSDGAIVEDAPPEEFFSNPKTDRAKDFLGKILNH; encoded by the coding sequence ATGATCTCACTACATGAGGTCAACAAACATTTCGGAACCCTGCATGTCCTCAAGGACATCAATCTCGACGTCTCTCGTGGGCAGGTGATCGTCGTTCTCGGCCCGTCCGGTTCCGGCAAGTCCACGCTGTGCCGCACCATCAACCGTCTCGAGACCATCGACTCGGGGACCATCGCGATCGACGGGCAGGCAGTGCCTGCGGAGGGCCGCAGGCTCGCCCAGCTGCGCTCGGACGTGGGCATGGTGTTCCAGTCGTTCAACCTGTTCGCCCACAAGACCATCGTCGAGAACGTCATGCTCGCGCCGGTCAAGGTCCGCAGGACCGGCAAGTCGCAGGCCCGCACCGAGGCCATGGCCCTGCTGGAGCGCGTCGGGGTGGCCAATCAGGCCGACAAGTATCCGGCCCAGTTGTCCGGCGGCCAACAGCAGCGTGTGGCGATCGCGCGGTCGCTGGCGATGAAGCCCAAGGTGATGCTGTTCGACGAGCCCACCAGCGCGCTGGATCCCGAGATGATCAACGAGGTCCTGGCGGTCATGACCGCCCTGGCCGAGGAGGGCATGACGATGCTCGTGGTCACCCACGAGATGGGGTTCGCGCGCCGGGCCGCCGACCGTGTGGTGTTCATGTCCGACGGCGCGATCGTCGAGGACGCTCCGCCCGAAGAGTTCTTCTCCAACCCGAAGACCGATCGCGCCAAGGATTTCCTCGGCAAGATCCTCAACCATTGA
- the recX gene encoding recombination regulator RecX, with the protein MTSCQPQSTSDPAKRTEQARALCLRLLTVRARTRAELEGQLTKRGYPEDVSAAVLDRLTDVGLIDDADFAEQWVRSRRVNAGKGKRALAAELRTKGVDNEVIEEALADIDAGAERQRAEELVRAKLRRERLADDDDTKVMRRLVGMLARRGYSQGLAFDVVNVELAAERERRRV; encoded by the coding sequence ATGACGTCCTGCCAGCCCCAGTCGACTTCTGACCCGGCCAAGCGCACGGAGCAGGCGCGGGCGCTGTGCCTGCGTCTGCTCACCGTGCGGGCACGGACACGGGCCGAACTCGAGGGTCAGCTGACCAAGCGGGGCTATCCCGAGGACGTGAGCGCCGCGGTGCTCGACCGGTTGACCGATGTCGGCCTGATCGATGACGCGGACTTCGCCGAACAGTGGGTGCGCTCGCGGCGGGTCAATGCCGGAAAAGGCAAGCGCGCCTTGGCTGCCGAGCTGCGGACCAAGGGCGTCGATAACGAGGTCATCGAAGAGGCGTTGGCCGACATCGACGCGGGCGCCGAGCGCCAGCGGGCCGAGGAACTGGTGCGCGCCAAGCTGCGCCGCGAGCGCTTGGCCGATGACGATGACACTAAGGTCATGCGTCGGCTGGTGGGCATGCTGGCCCGCCGCGGTTACAGTCAGGGCCTGGCGTTCGACGTGGTCAACGTCGAGTTGGCAGCCGAACGAGAGCGTCGCCGGGTCTGA
- a CDS encoding amino acid ABC transporter permease: MEIFTEYRDAIFAAFWMTIKLTVYSGLGALVLGTALAAMRLAPVPVLNWIGTAYVNIIRNTPLTLIIVFCSLGLGQTLRITLVDPNSTTSIADSNFRLAVLGLTVYTASFVCETVRSGVNTVPIGQAEAARSLGLTFTQNLRFILMPQAFRAVIIPLGSVLIALTKNTTIASAIGVAEAALLMKELTENTAALLTVGTIFAAGFVLLTLPMGLLFGWLGRRLAVRR; this comes from the coding sequence ATGGAGATATTCACCGAGTACCGCGATGCGATCTTCGCGGCGTTCTGGATGACCATCAAGCTGACCGTGTACTCGGGCCTCGGCGCGCTGGTGCTCGGCACGGCGCTGGCCGCGATGCGACTGGCGCCCGTGCCGGTGCTGAACTGGATCGGCACGGCGTACGTCAACATCATCCGCAACACCCCGCTCACGCTGATCATCGTGTTCTGTTCACTGGGCCTCGGCCAGACCCTGAGAATCACGCTGGTCGATCCGAATTCGACAACCTCCATCGCGGACAGCAACTTTCGGCTCGCGGTCCTCGGGCTGACGGTCTACACCGCGTCCTTCGTGTGTGAGACCGTCCGCTCGGGAGTGAACACCGTCCCAATCGGGCAGGCCGAGGCCGCGCGGTCGCTGGGGCTGACGTTCACCCAGAATCTTCGATTCATCCTGATGCCGCAGGCATTTCGCGCGGTGATCATCCCGCTGGGGTCGGTGCTGATCGCCCTGACGAAGAACACCACGATCGCCTCTGCCATCGGCGTCGCCGAGGCGGCGCTGCTGATGAAGGAGTTGACGGAGAACACCGCGGCCCTGCTGACGGTGGGCACGATCTTCGCCGCCGGGTTCGTACTGCTGACGCTGCCGATGGGTCTGCTGTTCGGCTGGCTGGGCCGGCGACTGGCGGTGAGACGCTGA
- the recA gene encoding recombinase RecA: MAQAPDREKALELAMAQIEKNFGKGSVMRLGEEARQPISVIPTGSIALDVALGIGGLPRGRVVEIYGPESSGKTTVALHAVANAQAAGGIAAFIDAEHALDPDYAKKLGVDTDALLVSQPDTGEQALEIADMLIRSGALDILVIDSVAALVPRAEIEGEMGDSHVGLQARLMSQALRKITGALSNSGTTAIFINQLREKIGVMFGSPETTTGGKALKFYASVRMDVRRIETLKDGTDAVGNRTRVKVVKNKVSPPFKQAEFDILYGKGISKEGSLIDMGVEQGFIRKSGSWFTYEGEQLGQGKENARNFLLSNPETADEIEKKIKEKLGIGAVMTDDLADDVLPAPVDF, encoded by the coding sequence ATGGCGCAGGCACCCGATCGCGAGAAGGCCCTCGAACTGGCGATGGCCCAGATCGAGAAGAATTTCGGCAAAGGCTCGGTGATGCGCCTCGGTGAGGAGGCGCGGCAGCCGATCTCGGTCATCCCCACCGGATCCATCGCCCTGGATGTCGCCCTGGGCATCGGCGGCCTGCCGCGTGGCCGCGTCGTCGAGATCTACGGCCCGGAATCCTCGGGTAAGACCACGGTGGCCCTGCACGCGGTGGCCAACGCTCAGGCCGCCGGCGGCATCGCGGCCTTCATCGACGCCGAGCACGCGCTGGACCCCGACTACGCCAAGAAGCTCGGTGTCGACACCGACGCGCTGCTGGTGTCGCAGCCCGACACCGGTGAGCAGGCGCTGGAGATCGCCGACATGCTGATCCGGTCCGGCGCGCTGGACATCCTGGTCATCGACTCGGTGGCGGCCCTGGTGCCTCGCGCCGAGATCGAGGGCGAGATGGGTGACAGCCACGTCGGCCTGCAGGCCCGGCTGATGAGCCAGGCGCTGCGCAAGATCACGGGCGCACTGAGCAACTCCGGCACCACCGCGATCTTCATCAACCAGCTCCGCGAGAAGATCGGCGTGATGTTCGGCTCGCCCGAGACCACCACGGGTGGTAAGGCTTTGAAGTTCTACGCCTCCGTGCGCATGGACGTGCGACGCATCGAGACGCTCAAGGACGGCACCGACGCGGTCGGCAACCGCACCCGCGTCAAGGTCGTCAAGAACAAGGTGTCGCCGCCGTTCAAGCAGGCTGAGTTCGACATCCTCTACGGCAAGGGCATCTCCAAGGAGGGCTCACTGATCGATATGGGTGTGGAGCAGGGCTTCATCCGCAAGTCCGGGTCCTGGTTCACCTACGAGGGTGAGCAGTTGGGTCAGGGCAAGGAGAACGCCCGCAACTTCCTGTTGTCCAACCCCGAGACGGCCGACGAGATCGAGAAGAAGATCAAGGAAAAGCTCGGCATCGGTGCCGTGATGACCGACGATCTGGCCGATGACGTCCTGCCAGCCCCAGTCGACTTCTGA
- a CDS encoding amino acid ABC transporter permease produces the protein MSGASVLFDAPGPRARARNRIATAATVVVLAAVAAAVLWQFAEKDQLTAEKWSPFFTANLWKTYLLPGLQGTLIAAALSIVAAMVLGFLLGIGRLSPHAVVRWPSAVFVEFFRAVPVLIMMIFSFALFGAYDVVPSKYQALAGVVTGLTLYNGAVIAEIIRAGVHSLPKGQAEAASALGMRWGQTMRSVQLPQAVTAMLPVLISQMVVVLKDTAIGYQILYLEVVRQATNVAGAYGNYIPALIVVALVLITINFGLSAFATWLERRLRRSRRTPEPVRAHALEPGD, from the coding sequence ATGTCGGGCGCCTCAGTCCTTTTCGACGCACCCGGGCCGCGCGCCCGGGCTCGCAACCGCATCGCCACGGCCGCGACGGTGGTCGTTCTCGCGGCAGTGGCCGCCGCGGTGCTGTGGCAGTTCGCCGAGAAGGATCAGCTGACCGCGGAGAAGTGGTCGCCGTTCTTCACCGCCAACCTGTGGAAGACCTACCTGCTGCCGGGCCTGCAGGGCACGCTGATCGCGGCCGCGCTCTCGATCGTGGCCGCGATGGTGCTCGGCTTCCTCCTCGGCATCGGCCGCCTGTCCCCCCACGCCGTGGTGCGCTGGCCGTCCGCGGTGTTCGTCGAATTCTTCCGAGCCGTGCCCGTCCTGATCATGATGATCTTCAGCTTCGCGCTCTTCGGCGCGTACGACGTCGTGCCGTCGAAGTATCAGGCGCTGGCCGGTGTGGTCACGGGCCTGACCCTGTACAACGGCGCGGTGATCGCCGAGATCATCCGGGCCGGTGTCCATTCGCTGCCCAAGGGCCAGGCCGAGGCCGCTTCCGCACTCGGAATGCGGTGGGGCCAGACCATGCGGTCGGTGCAGTTGCCGCAGGCGGTCACCGCGATGCTGCCGGTGCTGATCTCGCAGATGGTGGTGGTGCTCAAGGACACCGCGATCGGCTACCAGATCCTTTACCTGGAGGTCGTGCGCCAGGCCACCAATGTGGCCGGGGCTTACGGCAACTACATCCCGGCCCTGATCGTCGTGGCACTCGTGTTGATCACCATCAACTTCGGCCTCTCAGCGTTCGCGACGTGGTTGGAACGTCGGCTGCGCCGATCGCGGCGCACGCCCGAACCCGTGCGGGCGCACGCGTTGGAACCGGGCGACTGA
- a CDS encoding glycosyltransferase — MRLAVVAGPDPGHSFPAIALCQRFQAAGADPTLLTGVEWLDTARAAGLKAAELLGLDPTEDDDDADAGEKIHRRAARMAVLNAPVIRELAPDLVVSDVITACGGMAAELLGLPWVELNPHPLYLPSKGLPPVGSGLAPGTGLRGRLRDSLMRRLTARSLKQGLAQRSAARVGIGLPADDPGPLRRLIATLPALEVPRPDWPDEAVVVGPLHFEPTSDVLTPPPGDGPLVVVAPSTATTGAAGMAELAIESLVPGEALPAGARVVVSRLGGADLNLPPWAVAGLGRQDELLRHADLMICGGGHGIVSKTLLAGVPMVVVPGGGDQWEMANRVVRQGSGELIRPLSGPALAAAAAKVLASRSHTEAARSAAASVATVADPVQVCQDALG, encoded by the coding sequence ATGCGTCTCGCCGTGGTTGCCGGCCCCGATCCAGGGCATTCGTTCCCCGCCATCGCCCTGTGTCAGCGATTTCAGGCCGCGGGAGCCGATCCGACTCTGCTGACCGGCGTCGAGTGGCTCGACACCGCCCGTGCGGCCGGACTGAAGGCGGCCGAACTGCTGGGCCTCGACCCCACCGAGGACGACGATGACGCTGACGCGGGGGAGAAGATCCACCGTCGAGCAGCGCGGATGGCAGTGCTCAACGCGCCGGTGATTCGTGAACTCGCGCCCGATCTCGTCGTCTCCGACGTCATCACCGCGTGCGGCGGGATGGCCGCCGAACTGCTCGGCCTGCCGTGGGTCGAACTCAACCCCCACCCGCTGTATCTGCCGTCCAAGGGACTGCCGCCCGTGGGCAGCGGCCTGGCGCCGGGTACGGGCCTGCGTGGGCGCCTGCGGGACAGTCTCATGCGCAGGCTCACGGCGCGCTCGCTCAAACAGGGGCTGGCGCAGCGTTCGGCGGCACGGGTCGGTATCGGGCTGCCCGCCGATGATCCCGGTCCGCTGCGTCGCCTGATCGCGACACTGCCCGCGCTCGAGGTCCCGCGCCCCGACTGGCCGGACGAGGCCGTGGTGGTGGGCCCCCTGCACTTCGAGCCGACCTCCGATGTCCTGACTCCGCCGCCCGGGGACGGGCCACTGGTGGTGGTTGCGCCGTCGACGGCGACGACCGGTGCGGCGGGAATGGCCGAACTCGCGATCGAGTCGCTGGTGCCAGGGGAGGCGCTGCCGGCCGGTGCGCGGGTGGTGGTGTCGAGACTGGGCGGTGCGGATCTGAACCTGCCGCCGTGGGCGGTCGCCGGGTTGGGCCGGCAGGACGAACTGCTGCGGCATGCGGATCTGATGATCTGCGGGGGCGGGCACGGCATCGTGTCCAAAACCCTGCTCGCCGGGGTGCCGATGGTTGTCGTGCCCGGTGGCGGGGACCAGTGGGAGATGGCGAATCGTGTTGTGCGGCAAGGCAGTGGTGAGCTGATCCGGCCGCTGTCCGGACCGGCGTTGGCCGCCGCCGCGGCGAAGGTGCTGGCGTCGCGCAGCCATACCGAGGCCGCGCGTTCGGCCGCGGCGTCCGTCGCGACGGTGGCCGATCCGGTACAGGTGTGCCAAGACGCACTTGGGTAG
- a CDS encoding TIGR03560 family F420-dependent LLM class oxidoreductase has product MLVSAKLAPVFDYPVLEQFWRAADDLGFHGVWNYDHFYGLVDPEQPTYEGWTSLAAMAAVTQRARIGCLVSSVTFRNPAVLAKMAVTVDHISGGRLEFGIGAGWHENEHAGYGLAFPSPGRRVAMLDEALTVIRGLWANDRFSHAGQFFTVDDALANPKPLQRPHPPIVIGGGKPKMLRVVARHADEWNMPAQGADEWAATSARLDGACAEVGRDPSDIRRSVQLFLHPQDPAQMDKELATLPEYEAAGCQHVVLSFYQPPNTQQLERAATLI; this is encoded by the coding sequence ATGCTGGTCTCCGCCAAACTCGCGCCCGTGTTCGACTATCCGGTCCTCGAACAGTTCTGGCGCGCCGCCGACGATCTGGGATTTCACGGTGTCTGGAACTACGACCACTTCTACGGACTGGTCGATCCCGAGCAGCCGACGTACGAGGGCTGGACGTCGCTGGCGGCTATGGCAGCGGTGACGCAGCGCGCCCGGATCGGCTGCCTGGTCAGTTCGGTGACATTCCGCAATCCGGCGGTGCTCGCGAAGATGGCGGTGACCGTCGACCACATCTCCGGTGGCCGGCTGGAATTCGGCATCGGTGCGGGATGGCACGAGAATGAGCACGCCGGCTACGGCCTGGCGTTTCCCAGCCCGGGGCGGCGGGTCGCCATGCTGGACGAGGCGCTCACCGTGATCCGCGGGCTGTGGGCGAATGACCGGTTCAGCCACGCCGGGCAGTTCTTCACGGTCGACGACGCGTTGGCAAACCCGAAGCCGCTGCAGCGGCCGCACCCGCCGATCGTGATCGGCGGCGGCAAGCCCAAGATGCTGAGGGTCGTCGCCCGCCACGCGGACGAGTGGAACATGCCCGCCCAGGGCGCCGACGAGTGGGCTGCGACCAGCGCGCGTCTCGACGGCGCGTGTGCCGAGGTCGGTCGCGATCCTTCGGACATCCGCCGTTCGGTGCAGCTGTTCCTGCATCCCCAGGACCCCGCGCAGATGGACAAGGAACTGGCCACCCTGCCGGAATACGAGGCGGCGGGCTGCCAGCATGTGGTGTTGTCGTTTTATCAGCCGCCGAACACCCAGCAGCTCGAGCGGGCGGCCACCCTGATCTAG
- a CDS encoding glutamate ABC transporter substrate-binding protein, which yields MSTMRFRVAAAVALAAALPLALTACGGGGDENKIVIGTKFDQPGLGFKNPDGTVTGFDVDVATYVAGELGYTPEQIEWKESPSPQRETMIQNDQVDYIVATYSITDARKEKVSFAGPYLLTGQSLMVRADNTDITGKESLQNNKKLCSVSGSTPAQKIKAEFPGVQLQQYDTYSACVDALKNGGIDAVTTDQVILAGYVAQAPDKLKLVGEPFSEERYGIGLKKDDTELQTKINDALEKMAADGAWTAAFEKNLGPAGLTAPTPPAVDRS from the coding sequence ATGTCCACCATGCGATTCCGCGTGGCGGCCGCCGTAGCGCTGGCCGCCGCCCTCCCCCTGGCGCTGACAGCGTGCGGCGGTGGCGGCGACGAGAACAAGATCGTGATCGGGACCAAGTTCGACCAGCCCGGGCTGGGGTTCAAGAACCCCGACGGCACAGTCACCGGCTTCGACGTCGACGTGGCCACCTACGTCGCGGGCGAACTCGGCTACACACCCGAGCAGATCGAGTGGAAGGAGTCGCCGTCGCCGCAGCGCGAGACGATGATCCAGAACGATCAGGTCGACTACATCGTCGCGACGTACTCGATCACCGACGCCCGCAAGGAGAAGGTCTCCTTCGCCGGCCCGTACCTGCTGACCGGGCAGAGCCTGATGGTGCGCGCCGACAACACCGACATCACGGGCAAAGAGTCGCTGCAGAACAACAAGAAGCTGTGCTCGGTGTCGGGCTCCACTCCGGCGCAGAAGATCAAGGCTGAGTTCCCGGGTGTTCAGTTGCAGCAGTACGACACGTACTCGGCGTGTGTCGACGCGCTCAAGAACGGCGGCATCGACGCCGTCACCACCGATCAGGTGATCCTGGCCGGCTATGTGGCGCAGGCTCCCGACAAGCTCAAGCTTGTGGGCGAACCGTTCTCCGAGGAGCGCTACGGCATCGGCCTGAAGAAGGACGACACCGAACTGCAGACCAAGATCAACGACGCCCTGGAGAAGATGGCCGCCGACGGCGCCTGGACGGCCGCGTTCGAGAAGAACCTGGGCCCGGCCGGTCTGACCGCGCCCACGCCGCCCGCCGTCGACCGCTCCTGA
- the miaB gene encoding tRNA (N6-isopentenyl adenosine(37)-C2)-methylthiotransferase MiaB, which translates to MTSAPAKDLGASTETSGAAARTYQVRTYGCQMNVHDSERLAGLLEGAGYTRAPEGSDADIVVFNTCAVRENADNKLYGNLSHLAPRKASDPKMQIAVGGCLAQKDRDAVLKRAPWVDVVFGTHNIGSLPTLLERARHNQAAQVEIVEALEEFPSALPAARESAYAAWVSISVGCNNTCTFCIVPSLRGKEVDRRPGDILAEVQSLVSQGVLEVTLLGQNVNAYGVSFADPETPRDRGAFASLLRACGQIDGLERVRFTSPHPAEFTDDVIEAMAETPNVCPALHMPLQSGSDRMLKAMRRSYRAERFLGIIDRVRSAMPHAAITTDIIVGFPGETEEDFQATLDVVRRAQFASAFTFQYSKRPGTPAADLPDQLPKAVVQERYERLIALQEEISLQQNTAQVGRTVELLVAAGEGRKDTATSRMSGRARDGRLVHFTAGDIHVRPGDVVTTTVTGAAPHHLIADAALLSHRRTRAGDAHEAGQRPRTIGLGLPGLGAPEPAPQVVGCER; encoded by the coding sequence GTGACTTCGGCACCGGCAAAGGATCTGGGGGCGTCAACTGAGACGTCTGGTGCCGCTGCGCGCACGTACCAGGTGCGCACCTACGGCTGCCAGATGAACGTGCACGACTCGGAGCGTCTTGCGGGCCTGCTGGAGGGCGCCGGCTACACCCGGGCCCCCGAAGGATCCGACGCCGACATCGTCGTGTTCAACACGTGTGCGGTCCGCGAGAACGCCGACAACAAGCTCTACGGCAACCTCAGCCATCTCGCGCCGCGCAAGGCCAGCGACCCGAAAATGCAGATCGCGGTCGGCGGATGCCTCGCGCAGAAGGACCGCGACGCGGTGCTCAAGCGCGCCCCGTGGGTCGACGTCGTCTTCGGCACGCACAACATCGGATCGCTGCCCACCCTGCTGGAACGCGCCAGACACAACCAGGCCGCCCAGGTCGAGATCGTCGAGGCGCTCGAGGAGTTCCCGTCGGCGCTGCCGGCCGCACGCGAATCAGCCTATGCGGCATGGGTGTCCATCTCGGTCGGCTGCAACAACACCTGCACGTTCTGCATCGTGCCGTCGTTGCGCGGCAAAGAGGTGGACCGCCGGCCCGGCGACATCCTCGCCGAGGTTCAGTCACTGGTCTCCCAAGGTGTGCTCGAGGTCACGCTGCTGGGGCAGAACGTGAACGCCTACGGCGTGTCGTTCGCCGATCCCGAGACCCCGCGTGACCGCGGCGCTTTCGCGTCGCTGCTGCGCGCGTGCGGGCAGATCGACGGACTCGAGCGCGTCCGGTTCACCTCGCCGCACCCCGCGGAGTTCACCGACGACGTCATCGAGGCCATGGCGGAGACCCCGAATGTCTGCCCCGCGCTGCACATGCCGCTGCAGTCCGGTTCGGACCGCATGCTCAAGGCCATGCGCCGGTCCTACCGTGCCGAGCGGTTCCTGGGCATCATCGACCGGGTCAGGTCCGCGATGCCGCACGCGGCGATCACGACCGATATCATCGTCGGCTTCCCCGGTGAGACCGAAGAGGACTTCCAGGCCACCCTGGACGTCGTCCGGCGGGCACAGTTCGCCAGCGCGTTCACGTTCCAGTACTCCAAGCGTCCGGGCACGCCGGCCGCCGACCTGCCCGACCAGTTGCCCAAGGCCGTCGTGCAGGAGCGCTACGAGCGGTTGATCGCCCTGCAGGAGGAGATCTCCCTGCAGCAGAACACCGCACAGGTGGGGCGCACTGTCGAACTCCTGGTCGCCGCGGGCGAGGGCCGCAAGGACACCGCGACGTCGCGGATGAGCGGACGCGCGCGTGACGGGCGACTGGTGCACTTCACGGCCGGGGACATTCACGTTCGGCCCGGTGACGTCGTGACCACGACTGTCACTGGGGCCGCACCGCACCACCTGATCGCCGACGCTGCGCTGTTGTCGCATCGCCGCACTCGCGCCGGAGACGCGCACGAGGCGGGGCAACGCCCCCGCACGATCGGGTTGGGGTTGCCGGGACTCGGCGCGCCGGAGCCTGCGCCACAGGTTGTGGGGTGTGAGCGATGA